The genomic interval GTGTCCATCCGTGCTGACTGGACCACCGTCGCCCTGGCGCCCCAGGTCATCAAGGCCGCTTACCTCAGCTACTTCGGGATCGGCGACCGCGCGATTCGCGAGCGGGTCTTTGCCCTGGCTGATCGCACGGAGCTGAACGCGGTCGTCATCGATGTCAAAGGCGATCGCGGCTTCATCCCCTACCCGACGCAGGTGCGGCTGGCCGTGGAGGCCGGCGCCCTCGGCCCCGTCCGCCTCCGGGCCTTCGAGGAGATGCTCGCCGGGCTCAAGGCCAGGGGCATCTACACGATCGCGCGCGTCGTCGCCTTCAAGGACGACGTCCTGGCCCGCTACCGGCCCGAGTGGGCGGTCCTGGACACGCGGACCGGGAAGCCCTGGCTCGACAACGAGCGGCTGGCCTGGCTCGATCCGTTCAGAGAGGAGACCTGGAACTATGTCATCGAGGTCTCCCGCGAGGCGGCCCTGAAAGGGTTTGACGAGATCCAGTTCGACTATGTCCGCTTCCCGGCCGATGGCAGGCTGACCGCCGCGAGGTACTCGAAGCCCAACACCAAGGAGGCGCGCCTCCAGGCCATCTCGACTTTCCTGGCGCGGGCGCGCCGGGAGCTGGTCCCGACCGGGGCGTTCGTCGCTGCCGACATCTTCGGCTATACCGCGTTCAACGAGAACGACACCGACATCGGACAGCGGATCGAGGAGCTGGCCGCCCACGTGGACTACCTGAGCCCCATGGTCTATCCCTCCGGCTACCACCGGGGCATCCCGGGCTACCGGAACCCCGTCGAGCACCCGTACCAGATCGTCTTTCAGACCGTCCGGCTCGTCCGCCAGCGCGCGGCGCACACCGGCGTCAAGGTGCGGCCGTGGATCCAGGACTTCCGCGATTACGCCTTCGACCGGCGGCCGTTCGGCGTGAGAGAGGTCCGCGCCCAGCTGAAGGCGGCGGAGGACGCGGGGGCCGTGGGCTGGATGCTCTGGAACCCGCGCAACGAGTACACCGGGGCGGCGCTCCGTCCCAAGGTGGCCATGGCGTCCGGGCCCCGGCCCCCCCGGTGACGCGAGCCCGCCCGCCCTGGCTCTGGCTGGTTCTCGGGCTCGCGGCGTGCGCGGGATCGCCCGACCGAGCGCTCGCCCAGCTCAGGCCCAACGAGCTCGGCCGCGTCATGATCCTGGCCTACCACCAGATCGCCGAGCCCGAGGCACGCTGGGCCCGGACGCCGGCCAACTTCCGCCGGGACCTCGGGCGGCTCTGGGAGCGCGGCTACCGCCTCGTGGCCCTCACCGAGCTCCTGGACGGGACGCTCAACCTCCCCGCGGGAACCAGCCCGGTGGTGCTCACCTTCGACGACTCCTCCCCCGGCCAGTTCCGCTACCTGGAGCGAGACGGCGAGCCCGAGATCGATCCGACCTGCGCGGTCGCGATCCTCGAAGCCTTCGCCCGGGCCCACCCCGACTTCGGCCTGAAGGCGACGTTCTACGTGCTTCCCGGCGCTGCGCAACCGCACCGGCTCTTCGGCCAGCCCGGCCACGAGGCGCGGAAGCTCCGCTACCTGGTGAGCCGCGGCTTCGAGATCGGCAACCACACGCTCTGGCACGCTAACCTCTCGAAATACCCCGAGCCCACGGTCCGAGCGCAGCTCGCCGGGGCCCAGCGCTGGATCCAGCGCCTCGTCCCGGGCTACCAGCCGCGGACCCTCGCGCTCCCCATGGGCGCCTACCCGAAGGAGCTCGGCTGGGCGACCCGCGGGAGCGTCGACGGCGTCACGTACCGCCACGACGCCATCCTGATGGTGGCCGGCGGCGCCGCGCCCTCGCCGTTCTCCCGGCGCTTCGACCCCTACCGCGTGCCGCGAATCCAGGCGCTGGAGTCCGAGCTCGATCACTGGCTCAAGTACTTCGAGCGGAACCCCGACGAGCGCTTCGTGAGCGACGGCGATCCGGCCACGGTCACAATCCCGAAGGGGCGGCGCGGAGAGGTCCGCGACCCGGCCGGACGATCCCTCCGAATCGCCGAGCGCGAATGAGGCAGACGGCGCCGCGGGTCCGTCCCGGCCTCCTCGTCAGCGATCCCGGACGGGTCCTGTCCCCCTCCCCGCGCACCACGCTTTCAGCGTGCGTGCGCCGGGGACCCAGCCCCACCGTGCTCGTCGGACTGCGCGCGGTGGGGCGCCCCGGGCGCCGCCTCCCGTCCGGGATCGCCTGGGGCGCCTCGCTGAGCGGGCCGCGGGTGGCGCGGCGAGCGGGGCGCCCCAGCGGCGGCGCCGGGGGGTCCCCCACACCGGGCGGGGGGTGGCGCCGACGCTGGGGCTGTGCCCCCGACGCCGAAGGCGTGGGGAGGGGGCGACAGGACCCGCGGCCCCGAGGCGAAGCGGGCTACCGGTAAATGAGGTGTGACTGCCTGCGCTGGAGGAAGTCGGCCCGCTCCACCTCGGCCCAGTCGAGAATCCGCATCAGCGGCTCGCCGCGGAGGAAGGCCCACATGGTGGAGCGGTTCACCAGGAGATTCTGGATCGCCTCCGGCCGGAACTCGGTCGGGTAGCGTTCCCTGAGCGCTCTCGCGAGAGCCAGCGCCACGGCCACCGGCCTCACCGCCTCCCGGTCCGTCACCACCAGCCTCACCCCCCCGACGTGCTCGCGCGCGTACTTGTCCGCCGCCGGCGTGAAGTAGACCGGAAAGAAGCTGACGCCGGCGAGGCCCTTGGCGTTCATCGCCTCAGCCACCGCGATCGGGGCAATCCAGGGCGCCCCCACCACCTCGAACGGTGCCGCCGTGCCGCGCCCGACCGAGAGGTTCGTCGGCTCGAGGAGCCCGATCCCGGCGTAGAGGAGCGCCTGGTGGAGCGAGCGAATGTTGGGCGACGGATTGATCCAGGCGAGGCCGGTCTCGTCGTACCAGCGGGAGCGCTCCCAGCCCCCAAGCGGGATCACGGTCAGCGAAACGGGCAGGCTGCGCTCGGCCACGACGAGCTTCGCGAACTCCCCGATGGTGAGGCCCGTCCGCACCGGGAGTGGGTGGGGCGCCGTGAAGGAGCGGAGGTCGGGGTCCATCATCGGCCCCTCCACGAGCTTTCCGGTGAGCGGGTTCGGCCGGTCGAGGACCACGACCCGGATGTTCCGGCGCGCGCCCTCCTCCAGGAGATAGACCAGCGTCGTCAGATACGTGTAGTAGCGGATGCCAACGTCCTGGATGTCGAAAACGAGCGTATCGATCCCGTCGAGCATGCTCGGCGTCGGCCGTCGCTCGGCGCCGTAGAGGCTCCAGACCGGCAGGCCTGTCGCCCGGTCCCTGGCGTGAGGCACGGGCTGCGTGGCCTGGCCGGTGAGCCCGTGCTCGGGGGCGAAGATGGCCTTGAGCATGACCCCACGCGCCCGGGCGATCAGATCGATCCCGCGCCGGCGGCGGGCGTCCACGCCCGTCTGGTTGGTCACGAGCCCGACCGAGCGCCCTCTGAGGAGGGAAAACTGCTGCGCCGCCAGGACGTCGAGCCCGCTCTGCGTCGGCTCCCGCGGGGCGGCTGGCGCGTCCGCGGCCGGGACGCGCGCCTGGGCTGCGGCGACCTCCACGCGGGGGAGTGGCGGGGCGAAGAGCGCGGCGCCGACCGCCGCCGCGACGCGCATCCTGATCTCGCCGACCCGCCCCTTCCCGTACGGGTGCACGCGGTTCGTCAGGAGGACGAGGTAGCTCCGGCTGGGCGGGTCCACCCAGAGCGCCGTCCCCGTGAAGCCGGTGTGTCCGACCGAGCCGTGCGGGAAGAACGGACCGAGCGGGCGCGAGAAGGGGGAGGCCATGTCCCAGCCGAGGGCCCGCGTCACCTCGCCGACCGTGAGCGGGCTCAGCATCGTCCTGACCGTGGCCGGCGCCAGGATCTGCGCGCCCTGGAACCGGCCGTCGCTCACCAGCATCTGGCAGAAGCGGGCGAGGTCGTCGGCCGTCGAGAAGAGGCCGGCGTGGCCGGCCACGCCGCCGAGGAGGCGGGCGTTGCCGTCGTGGACCCGGCCCCACAGGAGGCCGTCGTTCACCACTTCGGTGGGAGCGATGCGGGAGCTGACGCGGGGATCCGGGTTGAAGGCGGAGTCCCGCATCCCCAGCGGCTCGAAGAGGCGGCGGGCGACGAACCGATCGAGGGGCTCACCGCTCACGCGACGCACCAGCTCGCCGAGGAGGATGAAGCCCGTGTCGCTGTACCGGAAGCCGCCCCCGGGCGGGTACTGAAGCGCGCCCTCGGCCAGCGCGCGGGCGGTCTTGGGAAACCTCTCGCGGAGCGCCTCCGCCGGCGGCAGATCGCCGAGCCCGGCGGTGTGGGTAAGGATGCGCCGGATCGTGAGCTCCCGATACTTCCGTCCCTTGAACTCCGTCAGGTACCGCGCTAGCGGCGCGTCGAGGCTCACCTTCTCCTGCTCGACGAGCAGGAGGACCGCGGGCGCCGTCGCCATCACCTTCGTGAGCGAGGCCACGTCGAAGATCGTGTCCTCCGTCATCGGCTCGCGCGCCGGCAGGAGGCTCCTCAAGCCAAACGCCTTCCGGTAGAGCACGCGCTCGCCCTGCCCGACCAGGATCACCGCGCCCGGGATCTCGCCGGCGTTCACCGCGTCGAGGGCAGCCTGGTCCACCGCGGAGAAGTCCTGGGAGTGGGCCGCCGCTGGGATGCCGAGCGCGAGGAGGAGGAAGACGACGGGAAGGGCCGACACGCGCCGCATGCGCTTTCATGATACCGGCGAGGGGGCGCTGACGCGACAGGAAATTCCGCAGCGTTGCGGCCCCCGGGGCGGAGTGATAGGATGCGCCAGAGTCTCGGCAGATGGCACGGATCTTTGTCACGGGCGGGACGGGGTTTGTCGGCAAAGCGGTGATCCGAGCGCTCCAGGCCCACGGCTTCATCGTCCGCTGCCTCGTACGCCCCGGCTCCGAGCAGGATCTGCGGGGCTTCGAGGCCATCGAACGCGCCCCCGGAGACGTGCTCACCCCTAAAGGGTTCGCGGATTCGATCCATGGCTGCGCCGCCGTCATCCACCTCGTCGGGATCATCCGCGAGCATCCGGGGATCGGCGTTCGTTTCGAGCGCCTGCACACCGCGGCCACTGCCCACGTGCTCGAAGCCGCGCAGGCGGCAGGGGTGACGCGGTACCTCCAGATGAGCGCCCTCGGCACGCGCCCCGGGGCGCGCTCGCGCTACCACCGGACCAAGTGGGAGGCCGAGGAGCTGGTGAGGCGGAGCGGGCTCAGGTGGACGATCTTCCGCCCGTCGGTGATCTACGGTCCGGGCGACGGGTTCGTCACGCTGCTGGCGCGCATGGTGCGGTGGCTCCCCATCGTGCCCGTGATCGGCGACGGGCGATACCGGCTCCAGCCGGTCCCGGTGGAGCAGGTCGCCGAAGCCTTCGCCCGGGCCCTCGAGCGGGACACGACCATCGGCCAGACCTACGAGGCGGGCGGGCCACGACCGTACGCCTTCGTCGAGATCCTGGACCTGGTCGGTGCGGCCCTGGGCAAGCCCAGGGTCCGCAAGGTCTACCAGCCGCTGGGCCTGATGCGCCCGCTCGTAGGAGTCCTCGAGCACATCCCGTTCTTCCCGCTGACCTCGGACCAGCTCCTCATGCTCGAGGAACACAACGTCTGCGACCCGACGCCCTTCTTCAAAACCTTCGACCTGGAGCCCCTCGACTTTCCCGAGGGCCTCCGCCGGATGTTCCAGGCATGACCTCGCCCTTCGGCACCTCGCTCCGGCGTGACCCCGACGACCCCCGCGGCCTCCTCGGGAGGATCGACGCCCAGGTCCGCGAGCGCCTGGAGGAGGCCGTGGACGCCGTCTGCCTGGACCTGATGGTCCAGCTCCGCCGGAAGCACAGGCGGCCGATGCCCGAAGCCGACAACGCGGAAGACCGCCGCGAGTTCGCGCGCCTGGTCCAGGAGTTTCTCGTCTATCTCCGGCAGGCCTACTGGACGGGCCTCCCCGAAACGGAGCGGGGGACCGTGACCCAGGCGGAGGCGGGGAGCGAGGAAGCCCGGCGTCTCGTGGGCGCCCAGGTGGCCCTGGCCAAGCTTCTCCCCGACTACTGGCAGCGCTTCGAGGGCTTCAGCGCCGCCTTCGCCGAAGGACGGCTCGCCGCGCCGCCGTCCAGGCCCGGCCTTCTCAGCCGCCTCTTCGGGCGCTGAGCGTCGCGCCGCGCCCGAGCCCCTTTCCCCGGCCTCGATCTGCTCGCGCTTCGCCGACCCGAAAAAAACGCCTTGACAGGTGAAACATGTGCTATTACTGTTTGCAACAACTGATACATCATGAAACCGTGGCTCGTCCTGATCGTGAGCCTTCCGCCCCACCCCTCGAGCCTCAGGGTGCGCGTCTGGCGAAAGCTCCGGGCCCTGGGGGCCGTCGCGCTCAAGAACTCGGTCTACCTGCTGCCGTTCACGCCCGAGACCTACGAGCAGTTCCAGTGGCTCAGCCAGGAGATCCAGAAGGACCGGGGGGAGGCCACGCTCCTCAAGGTAGATCGGATCGAGAACCTCAAGCCCGACGAGGTGGTGCGGCTCTTCCAGGACGCCCGGGACCGGGACTACCGCGACCTGGCGGAGCGTTATCGGAAGCTCCTACGCAACCTCGACAGGAAGGCCTCTCGCCGGGCCGCCGCATGGCGCGACGACGAGGTCGGCCGCCTGGCCCGCGACCTCGAGCGGATCCGGGAGACCGACTTCTTCGACGCCCCCGGCTACCGGGAGGTCGAGCGCCTGAAGCAGACGATCGAGCTGCGCCGCCGGGACCCGGCCGCCTCCGCCGAGGACCGCACCCCCACCGCACTCGAAGGCCTCCGCGGAAAGCGCTGGGTCACCCGTCCCCGTCCCCACGTGGACCGGGTCGCTTCGGCGTGGCTGATCAGGCGCTTCATCGACCCGGAGGCCCAGTTCCTCTTCGCGTCGCCCGAGGAGTTCCCCGCCGACGCGATCCCGTTCGACGCCCTCGGGGCCGAGTTCGGTCACCAGGGCGAGGACTGCACCTTCGAGACGCTTCTCAAGCGCTCAAGCCCGGGCGACCGCCGGCTCGTCCCCCTGGCCGAGGTCGTCCACGAGGCCGATCTCCGCGACCAGAAGTTCCACCGGGACGAGGCCCGCGGCATTGATCTGGCGATCCGCGGGCTCCTGGCGGCGCTCAAGGACGACCACGAGGTTCTGGCCCACGGCATGACCCTGTTCGACGGCCTCTACGCCACGATCGGAGAACGGAGCTAGCGGTGGTGGAGCGGCTGCTGGACGCGGGCGCGGAGGTCGGGGCGTGAGCCGGGCCGCGGGCGCCTTCGGGACGCCCGCCACCCTCTGGGAGCTGGTCCGGTACTTCCTCTATCTGGGGAGCCTGGGCTTCGGCGGGCCCGTCGCCCTCGTCGGCTATATGCAGCGGGACCTGGTCGAGCAGCGGAAGTGGTTCAGCAAGGAAGACTACATGAAGGGCCTCGCCCTCTCGCAGCTCGCTCCGGGCCCGCTGGCGGCCCAGCTCGCGATCTGCCTGGGCTATGTCCATTCGAGGGTCTGGGGGGCCACGCTCGTGTCGCTCGCCTTCATCCTCCCCTCGTACCTGATGACGGTCGCGATCAGCATGCTGTACGTCCAGTACGGCGGGCTCACGTGGATGCAGGCCGCGTTCTACGGCGTCGGCGCCGGGGTGATCGGCATCATCGTCCGTGCCGCGTACCGGCTCACCCGCCTGACCGTCGGATCCGCCCGGCTCCTCTGGTCCGTCTTCGCCGTGATGGCGGTCGTCACCGCCTGGACCGAATCCGAGATCGCCACCCTCTTCATCCTGTGCGGGGTCGCCGTCCTCTTCATCGAGGCCCCGCCCCGCTGGCTCCGGAGCGCCCGGGCGTCGCTCTGGGCCGTGCTCCCGCTTCCGGCCTCGCTCCTCTCGGGCATCGGTCCCGCCGCCTCGGCAGGCACCCTGGGGCAGATCCTCTGGTTCTTCGCCAAGGCCGGCGCCTTCGTGTTCGGAAGCGGCCTGGCCATCGTGCCGTTCCTCTACGGGGGCGTGGTTCAGGAGTACCGGTGGCTGAACGACAAGCAGTTCCTGGACGCTGTCGCCGTCGCGATGATCACGCCGGGACCGATCGTCATCACGGTGGCGTTCATCGGCTACCTCGTCGGGGGGCAGGTCGGAGCCCTCATGGCGGCGATTGGGGTGTTCCTCCCGATCTACCTGTTCGTCGTGATCCCCTACCCGTGGTTCGACCGCTTCAGCGAGAACCCCCAGGTGAAGGCCTTCGTGCGGGGCGTGACCGCGGCCGCGGCGGGCGCCATCGCCGGGGCCTGCTTCGTCCTGGCCCGCCGCGCGATCATCGATCCCCCGACCCTGCTGATCGCGCTCGCCGCGCTCGCGATCCTCACGCGCTTCAAGATCCCGGAGCCGGTGGTCATCATCGCGGCCGGCATTCTCGGGATCGCCATCTTCTCCGTGCGCCCGTGAGCCCGTTCCTCGCGCTGGTCCTGGCGGAGTTCCTGGCCCGGTTCGGCTACACGATGGCCCGAAGCCCGGTGCTGCCGCGCTTCGCCCAGGATCTCGGCGCCGCGCCCGAGCTGATCGGCCTGATCGTGGCGGCCTCGACCGTGACGGGCGTCGTCGTCAAGCTCCCCGCGGGGGCCCTTTCCGATCTGCTGGGGCGCAAGCGCATGATGCTGCTCGGGTGCGTCTTCTTCGCGGCGCCACCGTTCCTCTACCCGCTCGTCCAGTCGCCGGGCACGCTCCTGGCGCTCCGCTTCCTCCACGGCTTCGCCACCGCCATCTTCGCCCCCGTGGCCTCGGCCTTCGTCGCCGACCTCTCGCCGCGAGGACGCGGGGAGACGCTCGGCTGGTTCGCCGCGGCAGGCGATCTGGGCCGCACCCTGGGGCCTCTCCTCGGGGGGTCGCTCCTGTTCTACACGGCGAGCTACCCGCTCACGTATCTCGGCGTCGGAGTCCTGGGCCTCCTCCCGCTCCCCATGGTTCTCCGTCTTCCAGACGACGGCCGCCCGCGCGGGGCCTCCACCCTCGGTGCGCGCTCACGCCGCTTCTGGAGCGGCATCCGCGAGGTCTGCTCGAGCCGCGCCGTGATCATCGCTTCGACGCTCGAGGCCGCGCTCTACGTGGGCTACGGCGCCTTCCTCGGCTTCTTCCCGCCCTACGCCAAGGGGATCGGCCTGAACGACGCCGAGATCGCCCTCGTGATGGGCGTCCAGCTCGCCACCACCATGCTCGCCAAGCCGCTCTCGGGGCGCCTCTCCGACCGGGTCGGCCGGAAGCCCATGATCCTGGCCGGCCTCTTTCTTTGCGCCGGCACGCTGCCGGCGATCCCGACGCTGACCTCACTCCTGCTCCTCTTCCCGGTCTCCGCGCTTTTCGGCCTGGGGGTGGCGATCGTCACCCCGTCGACAACGGCACTCGTGGCGGATCTCGTGAGGGCGGGGCGGATGGGCTCGGCGATGGGAGTCTTCGGCACGATCTGGGACAGCGGCGAGGCGGCGGGGCCCATCCTGGCGGGCCTCCTGATCGCGTCCTTCGACTACGGGCCCGCCTTCGGCCTGATCGCCGCCTTCATGGGCGCGGCGGCCCTGCTCTTCCTCGTGGCGGTGAAAGACCCGACCCCCGCCCCTGCGGCGGCAAAGCGGGCGGCCTGAGTCAGCGGCGGATGATGCGCGCCATCATCCAATCCACGAAGCCCGGGGCGAGCGCGCTCAGGACGGCCAGGATCCGTGCCGAGGGATACGGGTAGACCTCGGCTCGAGGATGCCGGGCGCAGCGGACGATCGCCCGGGCCACCTGCTCGGCGGACTGGCTCGGGCCGTAGCGGTGCGGCTGGATCTTCTTCGGCTCCGCCTCGTCGAACTCGGTCCCCGTCGTGTAGATCGGGTAGACCAGGCTGACGTGGATCCCGCTCTCGCGGAGCTCCTGGCGCAGCGCCTCCGTGAGCCCGACGAGCGCGAACTTCGTCGCGCCGTACGCGGCCCGATACGGAAGCCCCCGCCGGCCCACGACAGAGCTGACATTGATGATATGGCCCGATCCGGCTTTCCGCATGGGCGGCAGAACCGCCTGCGTGGCCGTGAGAACGCCGATCAGGTTCACTTCCAGAATCGCCCTGAGCTCCTCCGGCGCGGTGGCCTCGAAGGGCGCCGCCAGTCCCCGGCCCGCGTTGTTCACCAGCAGATCGATCCGGCCCCACCGGCTCAGCATCCGCTCGACGGCGGACTGGACCGCGGGAGGCTCGGTCACGTCCCCGGGGCAAACCAGCGCCTGGCCGTCCTGTCCGGCGATCTCCTGAGCCAGGGCCTCGAGCCGCTCCTTCCGTCGAGCCAGCAGCGCGACCCGCATCCCCGCGCGGGCGAGACCCCGGGCTGTCGCCGCCCCGATCCCGCTCGACGCTCCCGTCACCAGCGCCGCCTTCCCGCTCAGCTCAGGCATCAGCGCCTCGCCAGCGCACAGGAGAGCGCGTAGCGGTTGCGCGCCACCCACCCGTAGAGGCGTGGCGCGAGGAGCGCCACGCCCGGCAACGCGAACAGGTGCGCAAGCCAGCGCCAGCGCCGGAGGCGTCGAAGGATCTCGGGAATGGCGCGGTCTCCGGCCAGGAGGCGCCCGTCGGGGAGCACGAGCTGGAGCGCCTGGAGGCAGGCCGCCTCGGAAATCGACGGAAAGCGACGCCGCCGCTCGGGGGACTGGCAGGGCACGAACTCGAAGCGGCCCGGGAGCGCGCAACCCGCGACCCAGCGCATTCCCGCCCGGCACACCGGGCAGGCATCGTCGTAGATCAGCACGGCAGGCGCCATGGCCAAGAGCCTGATGCGCCTCCCTTCTTGCACAACATGCAGCGCCCCAATGATGCCGCCTACCGCTGGCCGTCGGCCGCGGCCGCCCGCCGTCGTCAGCCTGCCTCCCCAAGCATTTCAGCGACAGTCCGTTCGGCATGGATCCTGGTTGTATCCAAGAACGGAATCCCTCTGTGAGCCCCGTCCCGCAGGATCAGCGGCAGCTCTGTCCCGCCTAGGATCAGGCCCTGAATCCCCTCCCGCTCTATCAACCGATCTACTGCCGCCAGCAATCGCTCGCGCGTTTCGCCTCGAAAGACGCCATTGACGAGCTCGCTCATGTATGTGCCGTGAATATACTCCTGATCGTCCAAGTCAGGTACGATGACAGTGATTCCCTGCCTGGAGAACACCTCCGGGTAAAATCGCGCCTGCATCGTAAAGCGGGTGCCAAACAGGCCCACTCGGTTCAGCCCCAGCGCTCGCGTGGCCCGGCATGCGGCTTCCACAATGCTGACCAGCGGAATCGGGGACTGCGGTCGAATCTCCTCGAACACAATATGGGGCGTATTCGAAGCCAGAAGACCCAACTCGGCCCCGGCGCGTGCCAGTTTCGTCACTTCACCCAGCAGATACTCGGTGACTTCGGCCAACTTCTGCGCGCCGATCAGGTCCAGCATCTTCTTCAGGTCGATACTGTTGATCACGATCGGCGGGTAACTCCCATCGCGCTTCCGCTCGCGGTATAACGCGACGATCGAGCGGTAGTATTCAACGGTTGACTCCGGCGCAATCCCGCCGATGATCCCAATGGTTTTCATTCTGCCTTCCTGAAAAGCGGCCTGGGGATGTTGCTCGGGCTACCTAACGCCGGTATCAGCCGCGCGCGAAGCGCGTCGGCTGCATGCCGAAGTTATCCCGTTGCTCTCCGGCGATCACCAACCGACTTTCGGGATCGTCCGGAACTCTTCGTGGCGACCTCTTGTAGCAGCCGAAGAGCGCGATTCACCGAGCTGCTGTCGGGAAAAGCGCGCGCCACGTCTGGCTCCAAGAGAACCAGATTCGTCCCCGCGGTCGCCTGCCTGTAGTACTTGCCCCGTACGCCGCCTTTCAAGCGCGCGAGGTCGTATTCGGGACGGAGATCGTCACTGCGTCGCTTCGCCAACTGCTTCCTCATACTGTTTCCGCTCCTGGCGCGTCGCCCGCCGCGCGCTGATGATTCGAACACGGCCGTCGCGCGGGGCGTGCGCAACGAAGAGAACGCGTCGCCGTGCTGAACGGCCGATCGTGATCTCCCGGTCTTCCTGTTCGGAGTGATCCGGGTCCCAGAACGTGAGCGCCGAGGGGTCGAGGAACAATGACGCGGCCTCCTCGAAGGTGACGCGATGCTTCTTGACGTTCGCCGCAGCCTTGGCTGGGTCCCACTCGTAAGTCACGCCGGCAGATTACCACCGCCCCCATGGCGGTTCAGTGGTTCCGCGCGTCGCAACGGCTGCATCGGGATACCGGGGCGGCGGCTGAGCCGCAGGCGCCGAGGCAAGCTTGCTGGCTGACGCGCCTGACGGCTCCAGCCTCGTGATGGGCCGCGCGAGCGGCCCAGCACGCGGATGCGTACAGCCGCCACCCCGATGGGCCGAAAGCGAGCAGTCGTTGCGAAGCAACGGCGGCGAGCGTCGGCCCATCGTTCCTATTCAGCCGCCGGCCGCTCTTGGCCGGTCGGCTGCAATAGGTTGTTAGATTGACCGCGCGAGTCAGTGGCGAAGAAGCGGTTCAAAGCTTCGGTCGTGTGTTGGGGAGACTCTTCCGGGAAAAAATGGCCTGCGTTGAGCGCGTGGCCTTG from Candidatus Rokuibacteriota bacterium carries:
- a CDS encoding GTP-binding protein translates to MVDAARRRPIAGASLSVGHYEVRTDADGRFSIGPLSPDATVLVKAPGYEPRQVSIRADWTTVALAPQVIKAAYLSYFGIGDRAIRERVFALADRTELNAVVIDVKGDRGFIPYPTQVRLAVEAGALGPVRLRAFEEMLAGLKARGIYTIARVVAFKDDVLARYRPEWAVLDTRTGKPWLDNERLAWLDPFREETWNYVIEVSREAALKGFDEIQFDYVRFPADGRLTAARYSKPNTKEARLQAISTFLARARRELVPTGAFVAADIFGYTAFNENDTDIGQRIEELAAHVDYLSPMVYPSGYHRGIPGYRNPVEHPYQIVFQTVRLVRQRAAHTGVKVRPWIQDFRDYAFDRRPFGVREVRAQLKAAEDAGAVGWMLWNPRNEYTGAALRPKVAMASGPRPPR
- a CDS encoding polysaccharide deacetylase family protein, producing MTRARPPWLWLVLGLAACAGSPDRALAQLRPNELGRVMILAYHQIAEPEARWARTPANFRRDLGRLWERGYRLVALTELLDGTLNLPAGTSPVVLTFDDSSPGQFRYLERDGEPEIDPTCAVAILEAFARAHPDFGLKATFYVLPGAAQPHRLFGQPGHEARKLRYLVSRGFEIGNHTLWHANLSKYPEPTVRAQLAGAQRWIQRLVPGYQPRTLALPMGAYPKELGWATRGSVDGVTYRHDAILMVAGGAAPSPFSRRFDPYRVPRIQALESELDHWLKYFERNPDERFVSDGDPATVTIPKGRRGEVRDPAGRSLRIAERE
- a CDS encoding DUF1343 domain-containing protein, which gives rise to MRRVSALPVVFLLLALGIPAAAHSQDFSAVDQAALDAVNAGEIPGAVILVGQGERVLYRKAFGLRSLLPAREPMTEDTIFDVASLTKVMATAPAVLLLVEQEKVSLDAPLARYLTEFKGRKYRELTIRRILTHTAGLGDLPPAEALRERFPKTARALAEGALQYPPGGGFRYSDTGFILLGELVRRVSGEPLDRFVARRLFEPLGMRDSAFNPDPRVSSRIAPTEVVNDGLLWGRVHDGNARLLGGVAGHAGLFSTADDLARFCQMLVSDGRFQGAQILAPATVRTMLSPLTVGEVTRALGWDMASPFSRPLGPFFPHGSVGHTGFTGTALWVDPPSRSYLVLLTNRVHPYGKGRVGEIRMRVAAAVGAALFAPPLPRVEVAAAQARVPAADAPAAPREPTQSGLDVLAAQQFSLLRGRSVGLVTNQTGVDARRRRGIDLIARARGVMLKAIFAPEHGLTGQATQPVPHARDRATGLPVWSLYGAERRPTPSMLDGIDTLVFDIQDVGIRYYTYLTTLVYLLEEGARRNIRVVVLDRPNPLTGKLVEGPMMDPDLRSFTAPHPLPVRTGLTIGEFAKLVVAERSLPVSLTVIPLGGWERSRWYDETGLAWINPSPNIRSLHQALLYAGIGLLEPTNLSVGRGTAAPFEVVGAPWIAPIAVAEAMNAKGLAGVSFFPVYFTPAADKYAREHVGGVRLVVTDREAVRPVAVALALARALRERYPTEFRPEAIQNLLVNRSTMWAFLRGEPLMRILDWAEVERADFLQRRQSHLIYR
- a CDS encoding NAD(P)H-binding protein, yielding MARIFVTGGTGFVGKAVIRALQAHGFIVRCLVRPGSEQDLRGFEAIERAPGDVLTPKGFADSIHGCAAVIHLVGIIREHPGIGVRFERLHTAATAHVLEAAQAAGVTRYLQMSALGTRPGARSRYHRTKWEAEELVRRSGLRWTIFRPSVIYGPGDGFVTLLARMVRWLPIVPVIGDGRYRLQPVPVEQVAEAFARALERDTTIGQTYEAGGPRPYAFVEILDLVGAALGKPRVRKVYQPLGLMRPLVGVLEHIPFFPLTSDQLLMLEEHNVCDPTPFFKTFDLEPLDFPEGLRRMFQA
- a CDS encoding chromate resistance protein, whose protein sequence is MKPWLVLIVSLPPHPSSLRVRVWRKLRALGAVALKNSVYLLPFTPETYEQFQWLSQEIQKDRGEATLLKVDRIENLKPDEVVRLFQDARDRDYRDLAERYRKLLRNLDRKASRRAAAWRDDEVGRLARDLERIRETDFFDAPGYREVERLKQTIELRRRDPAASAEDRTPTALEGLRGKRWVTRPRPHVDRVASAWLIRRFIDPEAQFLFASPEEFPADAIPFDALGAEFGHQGEDCTFETLLKRSSPGDRRLVPLAEVVHEADLRDQKFHRDEARGIDLAIRGLLAALKDDHEVLAHGMTLFDGLYATIGERS
- a CDS encoding chromate transporter, with the translated sequence MSRAAGAFGTPATLWELVRYFLYLGSLGFGGPVALVGYMQRDLVEQRKWFSKEDYMKGLALSQLAPGPLAAQLAICLGYVHSRVWGATLVSLAFILPSYLMTVAISMLYVQYGGLTWMQAAFYGVGAGVIGIIVRAAYRLTRLTVGSARLLWSVFAVMAVVTAWTESEIATLFILCGVAVLFIEAPPRWLRSARASLWAVLPLPASLLSGIGPAASAGTLGQILWFFAKAGAFVFGSGLAIVPFLYGGVVQEYRWLNDKQFLDAVAVAMITPGPIVITVAFIGYLVGGQVGALMAAIGVFLPIYLFVVIPYPWFDRFSENPQVKAFVRGVTAAAAGAIAGACFVLARRAIIDPPTLLIALAALAILTRFKIPEPVVIIAAGILGIAIFSVRP
- a CDS encoding MFS transporter encodes the protein MSPFLALVLAEFLARFGYTMARSPVLPRFAQDLGAAPELIGLIVAASTVTGVVVKLPAGALSDLLGRKRMMLLGCVFFAAPPFLYPLVQSPGTLLALRFLHGFATAIFAPVASAFVADLSPRGRGETLGWFAAAGDLGRTLGPLLGGSLLFYTASYPLTYLGVGVLGLLPLPMVLRLPDDGRPRGASTLGARSRRFWSGIREVCSSRAVIIASTLEAALYVGYGAFLGFFPPYAKGIGLNDAEIALVMGVQLATTMLAKPLSGRLSDRVGRKPMILAGLFLCAGTLPAIPTLTSLLLLFPVSALFGLGVAIVTPSTTALVADLVRAGRMGSAMGVFGTIWDSGEAAGPILAGLLIASFDYGPAFGLIAAFMGAAALLFLVAVKDPTPAPAAAKRAA